ATGGTCTCATATGACCGTGCTCGAAAATATCATAGAGGCACCGGTTAACGTACTTGGAATACCCAAAAAGGAGGCCATCGAAAAAGCATCAGAGCTTCTTAATAAAGTAGGAATATATGAGCGACGAAATTATTTCCCAGCTCAAATGTCAGGTGGCCAACAACAGAGAGCGGCCATTGCTAGGGCTCTGGCAATGGAGCCAGAAGTACTACTATTTGACGAGCCTACATCAGCATTAGACCCAGAGCTAGTTGGGGAGGTTCTGAAAGTTATGCGCGGTCTTGCTGAAGAAGGTCGTACCATGATAGTGGTCACCCATGAAATGGCATTTGCTAAAGATGTGTCTTCGCAAGTTCTGTTCCTTCACCAAGGTCTTATTGAAGAGCAAGGGAAACCCTCTAAAGTATTTGATAATCCAGACTCTGAAAGAATGAAGCAGTTTCTTGCTCCAAAATATTAACACGGTCCAATAATATTAGTACGGGTCGGTTAATAGGATAAACACCACAAAAAAACCAAAAAATTAACTAAATAGGGGTTAACAATGAAAAAACTGATAGTCGCAATTTCATGCATGCTGGCTTTTACAGCCGGGTCACTTCAAGCAAAAGATTGGAAGGAGATTCGTATAGCAGTCGACGTACCGTATGAACCATTCGAATATAAAGCAGCTGATGGAACACTGACAGGCTTCGAAATTGACCTAGGTAACGCTGTTTGCGCTGAGATCGGAGCCAAATGTGAGTGGATTACTCAAGCATGGGATGGAATTATCCCAGGTCTA
This genomic window from Alkalimarinus sediminis contains:
- a CDS encoding ABC transporter ATP-binding protein: MAPLIVTDIHKTFGTLEVLKGISLETQKGDVISLIGSSGSGKSTFLRCINLLETPTSGEIYVHGEQLEFKTDKRGLRIPANNRQVEKMRSRLSMVFQGFNLWSHMTVLENIIEAPVNVLGIPKKEAIEKASELLNKVGIYERRNYFPAQMSGGQQQRAAIARALAMEPEVLLFDEPTSALDPELVGEVLKVMRGLAEEGRTMIVVTHEMAFAKDVSSQVLFLHQGLIEEQGKPSKVFDNPDSERMKQFLAPKY